Proteins found in one Synechococcus sp. LA31 genomic segment:
- a CDS encoding high light inducible protein — translation MATAQPAPETTEIRQEVMQTVVEAAPEELNQWKRGFTPQAEIWNGRMAMLGLSIGLSVLLIARLAGKA, via the coding sequence ATGGCCACGGCTCAACCAGCACCGGAGACCACCGAGATCAGACAAGAGGTGATGCAGACCGTTGTGGAAGCAGCACCTGAAGAGCTCAACCAATGGAAGCGTGGTTTCACCCCTCAGGCCGAGATTTGGAATGGCCGCATGGCGATGCTCGGGCTGTCCATTGGCCTGAGCGTGCTGCTGATCGCTCGCCTGGCCGGTAAGGCCTAG
- the tsaD gene encoding tRNA (adenosine(37)-N6)-threonylcarbamoyltransferase complex transferase subunit TsaD, whose product MPTLLALETSCDESAAAVVRDQRVLASAVASQVEEHARWGGVVPEIASRRHVEALPGLIDQVMRESGITFAELDAIAATAAPGLVGALLVGSITGRSLARLHSKPFLGIHHLEGHLCSVQLGDPLPAGPYLVLLVSGGHTEMIRVDGPGRYQRLARSRDDAAGEAFDKVARLLDLGYPGGPAIQAAAEQGDPQRFALPKGRVSLPAGGFHPYDFSFSGLKTAVLRLVNQLKAEAETGGQPFPLADVAASFEQVVADVLVERTTRCARDQGLSTLVMVGGVAANRRLRQRLEQRCGQLGLQWRLAPLAYCTDNAAMIAVAAEQRFAAGAISRIDLGVAPRLALEDATVLYEPQPPF is encoded by the coding sequence ATGCCAACCCTGCTGGCCCTCGAAACAAGTTGTGACGAGTCAGCGGCAGCTGTCGTGCGCGATCAACGTGTGTTGGCGAGCGCTGTCGCGTCTCAGGTAGAGGAGCATGCGCGCTGGGGTGGGGTGGTGCCCGAGATCGCCTCGCGCCGCCATGTGGAGGCCCTGCCTGGGTTGATTGATCAGGTGATGCGCGAGAGCGGCATCACGTTCGCTGAGCTGGATGCGATTGCTGCCACAGCTGCACCAGGCTTGGTGGGGGCGCTCCTTGTTGGCTCCATCACCGGACGCAGCCTGGCGCGGCTCCACAGCAAACCCTTTCTCGGGATTCACCACCTCGAGGGCCATCTCTGCTCGGTGCAGCTGGGAGATCCGCTTCCGGCTGGGCCCTATCTGGTGCTGCTGGTGAGCGGCGGCCACACCGAGATGATTCGTGTGGATGGGCCTGGCCGCTATCAACGCCTGGCCCGCAGCCGTGATGACGCCGCTGGTGAAGCCTTCGACAAGGTGGCGCGGCTGCTGGATCTGGGCTACCCCGGCGGCCCGGCCATCCAGGCTGCTGCTGAGCAGGGTGATCCGCAGCGCTTTGCGTTGCCTAAGGGCCGTGTGTCGCTGCCGGCAGGGGGCTTTCATCCCTACGACTTCAGTTTCAGCGGCTTGAAAACGGCGGTGCTGCGTTTGGTGAACCAGCTGAAGGCTGAGGCCGAGACCGGTGGGCAGCCGTTCCCTCTGGCCGATGTAGCGGCCAGCTTTGAGCAGGTGGTGGCCGACGTGTTGGTGGAGAGAACCACGCGCTGCGCCAGGGATCAGGGGCTCAGCACTCTGGTGATGGTGGGCGGTGTGGCGGCCAACCGGCGGCTGCGTCAACGGTTGGAGCAGCGCTGTGGTCAGCTGGGTCTTCAGTGGCGCCTTGCGCCGCTGGCTTACTGCACGGATAACGCCGCAATGATTGCCGTGGCGGCAGAGCAGCGCTTCGCTGCCGGTGCGATCAGTCGGATCGATCTCGGTGTGGCCCCTCGGCTAGCGCTGGAGGATGCAACGGTGCTCTATGAACCGCAGCCGCCCTTTTGA
- a CDS encoding Photosystem I reaction center subunit III — MRRLFAVLISALLIFGFAPVAKADVAGLTPCAESARFQQRAAAATTDQAKARFAMYSQASCGADGLPHLIVDGRLSHAGDFIIPGIAFLYIAGCIGWAGRNYLIAIRGEKDATMKEIQIDLPLAFKSTLAAATWPIAAFGALTSGKLTEADDKITVSPR; from the coding sequence ATGCGCCGCCTCTTTGCTGTTCTGATTTCTGCCCTGCTGATCTTCGGCTTCGCCCCAGTGGCCAAAGCCGATGTAGCGGGTCTGACCCCCTGCGCTGAGAGCGCCCGCTTCCAGCAGCGCGCAGCTGCTGCAACAACCGACCAGGCCAAGGCTCGCTTTGCGATGTACAGCCAGGCGTCCTGCGGCGCTGATGGCCTGCCCCACCTGATTGTGGATGGCCGCCTCAGCCACGCCGGCGACTTCATCATCCCCGGCATCGCCTTCCTTTACATCGCTGGTTGCATCGGCTGGGCCGGTCGCAACTACCTGATCGCGATCCGTGGTGAGAAAGACGCCACCATGAAGGAAATCCAGATCGATCTACCGCTGGCCTTCAAGAGCACTCTCGCTGCAGCCACCTGGCCCATTGCCGCCTTCGGCGCTCTCACCAGCGGCAAGCTCACCGAGGCCGACGACAAGATCACGGTGTCACCCCGCTGA
- the psaJ gene encoding photosystem I reaction center subunit IX, translated as MKKFLTTAPVFAAIWFTATAGILIEFNRFFPDLLFHPM; from the coding sequence ATGAAAAAGTTCCTCACCACAGCTCCGGTTTTCGCTGCGATCTGGTTCACCGCCACCGCCGGCATCCTGATCGAATTCAACCGCTTCTTCCCCGATCTGCTGTTCCACCCGATGTGA
- the gmk gene encoding guanylate kinase gives MVAEASDAGRLFLITGPSGVGKGTLVSALLQRHPQIWLSVSATTRAPRSGEQDGQHYFFLDRGAFEVKVAEGGLLEWAEFAGNCYGTPREPVEQQLTAGRPVLLEIELEGARQVRSSFPSGFQIFIKPPSFEELERRIRGRGTDSEDAISRRLERARVELEAESEFDAALVNDDLDRALAELEQLMALA, from the coding sequence ATGGTTGCTGAGGCCTCCGATGCCGGCCGGCTGTTCCTGATCACAGGTCCCAGTGGCGTAGGCAAAGGCACGCTGGTTTCGGCCTTGCTGCAGCGCCATCCACAGATCTGGCTGTCTGTGTCGGCCACCACGCGCGCACCGCGCAGCGGCGAACAGGATGGACAGCACTATTTTTTTCTGGATCGCGGCGCGTTTGAGGTCAAGGTGGCCGAGGGAGGGCTGCTGGAGTGGGCTGAGTTTGCCGGCAATTGCTACGGCACCCCGCGGGAGCCGGTGGAGCAGCAGCTCACAGCCGGCCGGCCTGTGCTGCTCGAGATTGAGCTGGAGGGTGCCCGCCAGGTGCGCAGCAGCTTCCCCAGTGGCTTTCAGATCTTCATTAAGCCGCCGTCGTTTGAAGAGCTAGAGCGGCGCATCCGCGGCCGTGGCACTGACAGCGAAGATGCGATCAGCCGTCGCCTGGAGCGGGCTCGGGTGGAGTTAGAGGCTGAATCTGAATTCGATGCTGCACTGGTGAACGACGATCTCGATCGTGCTTTGGCTGAGCTCGAGCAGCTGATGGCGCTCGCTTGA
- a CDS encoding NFACT family protein produces MAPATLQAMDLTSLRAVLSELQPQLLPSRFEKAQQADSHTLQLGFRTLKQRLWLELSWQAEAPRLLAIEAPPRHGDGSTLAQQLQHGLGGLALVSLEQPGWERVVELGFAPRPGETIQRWLVLELMGRHSNLFLLDEQRRVVAAARQVRQQQSRLRPIGTGDAYSPPPPLSGQPPNRQESFADWQRQLTLLPLPLKQALQSAYQGISPALALQLAGDAPHLSESLLAQPVNTLSPEQWQQLWQHWQAWLTALEQGRFAYSPGRCCAYRCWINEPCGSGDRPKASEALPINQDLARYHHERLGARLVQQRRHQLQQRLEHQLERERSQLMDQQQLLDQVDSSDQLQQQADALLCLAQPSREQVAQAQSLYKRARKLRRSVAAITPRIDQHRQRIEQLEASLTYLDQGPTHSSAAALEHLSSLDDECSSLHALKGPSRAQRRQQATATPSPLELTSPGGLRLQVGRNHRQNEWISLRQARRGDLWFHAQECPGSHVVLKGSEGLGSDSDLQAAADLAAHFSRARGNQRVAVVMVPCDELQRIAGAGPGTVRHRGGEVLWAEPGRALALLKAVAPSLSGEQEP; encoded by the coding sequence ATGGCCCCTGCCACGCTCCAGGCCATGGATCTCACCAGCTTGCGAGCGGTGCTGAGCGAACTGCAGCCGCAGCTGCTGCCTAGCCGCTTTGAGAAGGCCCAACAGGCTGACAGCCACACGCTGCAGCTGGGCTTTCGCACCCTCAAGCAGCGACTTTGGCTTGAGCTGAGCTGGCAGGCAGAGGCCCCGCGGCTGCTGGCGATCGAGGCCCCGCCACGCCATGGCGATGGCAGCACCTTGGCCCAGCAGCTGCAACACGGCTTGGGCGGCCTTGCCCTGGTGAGCCTGGAGCAGCCGGGCTGGGAGCGTGTGGTGGAACTCGGCTTCGCACCACGTCCCGGTGAAACCATCCAGCGCTGGCTCGTGCTGGAACTGATGGGCCGCCACAGCAATCTGTTTTTGCTGGATGAGCAGCGGCGCGTGGTGGCGGCAGCCCGCCAGGTGCGCCAACAGCAATCGCGGCTGCGGCCCATCGGTACTGGCGATGCCTACAGCCCACCGCCGCCCCTGAGCGGGCAGCCCCCCAACCGCCAGGAGAGCTTCGCCGATTGGCAACGGCAGCTCACGTTGCTGCCGTTGCCGTTGAAGCAGGCGCTGCAAAGTGCCTACCAGGGCATCAGCCCGGCCCTTGCCTTGCAGTTAGCCGGTGATGCTCCACACCTCAGCGAATCCCTGCTGGCCCAACCGGTGAACACGCTGAGCCCAGAGCAATGGCAGCAGCTCTGGCAGCACTGGCAGGCCTGGCTGACGGCCTTGGAGCAAGGACGGTTTGCATACAGCCCAGGGCGCTGTTGTGCCTATCGCTGCTGGATCAACGAACCCTGCGGCAGCGGTGATCGCCCCAAAGCATCCGAAGCGCTGCCGATCAACCAAGACTTGGCCCGCTACCACCACGAGCGACTGGGGGCGCGCTTGGTGCAGCAGCGGCGCCACCAACTCCAGCAACGTCTTGAACATCAGCTGGAGCGGGAACGCAGCCAGCTGATGGACCAGCAGCAGCTGCTCGATCAGGTGGATAGCAGCGATCAGCTGCAGCAGCAGGCTGATGCCCTGCTCTGCCTCGCCCAGCCCAGCCGCGAGCAGGTGGCGCAAGCCCAGTCGCTTTATAAGCGCGCCCGCAAGCTGCGGCGCTCCGTGGCCGCGATCACTCCACGGATCGATCAACACCGCCAGCGGATTGAGCAGCTGGAGGCCAGCCTCACCTACCTCGATCAAGGCCCCACCCACAGCAGCGCCGCTGCCCTCGAGCACCTGAGCAGCCTTGATGACGAGTGCAGCAGCCTGCATGCGCTGAAAGGCCCCAGCCGCGCCCAGCGCCGTCAGCAGGCCACAGCCACCCCCTCACCCCTGGAACTAACCAGCCCCGGCGGCCTGCGCCTACAGGTGGGCCGCAACCACCGCCAGAACGAATGGATCAGCCTGCGCCAGGCCCGCCGCGGTGATCTCTGGTTCCATGCCCAGGAGTGTCCCGGCAGCCACGTGGTGCTGAAAGGGTCCGAGGGGCTCGGCAGCGACAGTGATCTTCAGGCCGCTGCTGATCTTGCCGCCCACTTCAGCCGCGCCCGCGGCAACCAGCGGGTGGCCGTGGTGATGGTGCCCTGCGATGAGCTGCAGCGGATTGCAGGGGCGGGCCCCGGCACCGTGCGCCACCGCGGCGGCGAGGTGCTCTGGGCGGAGCCGGGGCGCGCGTTGGCCCTGCTGAAGGCAGTCGCCCCTAGCCTCAGCGGGGAGCAAGAGCCATGA
- the tatC gene encoding twin-arginine translocase subunit TatC, whose protein sequence is MSERNSLPDGNTVLPAPAPIRVNLQQEEDASTHPDDQFPGEVEMTLVDHLEELRRRILRSLLAVVVGAAGCLLLVKPLVRLLEVPAQGIHFLQLAPGEFLFVSLKVAGYSGLTLALPYVFYEALSFVLPGLTRREQRLVAPAVAGSAVLFLAGLAFAWWALVPAALNFLVNYGADVVEPLWSIERYLDFVLLLMVATALAFQLPVLQMLLAALGIVQAQTMLSAWRFVVVASALAGAVLTPSTDPITMLLLSGAITALYLVGVGLARVVQRA, encoded by the coding sequence ATGAGCGAGCGCAACAGCCTGCCGGACGGCAACACCGTGCTGCCCGCCCCGGCCCCGATCCGGGTAAACCTCCAGCAGGAGGAGGACGCCTCCACCCATCCCGACGATCAGTTCCCGGGGGAGGTGGAGATGACCCTCGTGGATCACCTCGAGGAGCTGCGGCGCCGCATTCTGCGCAGCCTGCTGGCGGTGGTGGTCGGTGCGGCGGGTTGCCTGCTGCTTGTGAAGCCATTGGTGCGGCTCCTGGAAGTGCCGGCCCAGGGGATTCATTTCCTGCAGCTGGCACCGGGTGAATTCCTGTTCGTCTCCCTGAAGGTGGCCGGCTACAGCGGCCTCACCTTGGCACTTCCCTACGTGTTTTATGAGGCACTCTCCTTCGTGCTGCCAGGCCTCACCCGACGGGAGCAGCGGCTGGTGGCGCCTGCCGTGGCGGGCTCAGCGGTGCTGTTCCTGGCGGGCTTGGCCTTTGCCTGGTGGGCCCTGGTGCCGGCCGCACTCAACTTCCTGGTGAACTACGGCGCGGATGTCGTGGAGCCGCTCTGGTCAATCGAGCGCTACCTCGATTTCGTGCTGCTGCTGATGGTGGCCACAGCCCTGGCCTTCCAGCTGCCGGTGCTGCAGATGCTGCTGGCGGCACTGGGCATCGTGCAAGCCCAAACCATGCTGTCAGCCTGGCGCTTCGTGGTGGTGGCCTCCGCCCTGGCCGGAGCCGTACTCACCCCCTCCACAGACCCGATCACGATGCTGTTGCTCAGCGGTGCGATCACGGCTCTTTACCTGGTGGGGGTTGGCCTGGCGCGGGTTGTGCAGCGGGCCTAG
- a CDS encoding DUF3067 family protein, with the protein MLLRAPIAMVLPSDAPLSSTEVLEILRQRWQASYDLQLIVRRGRLYLQVMWGYLEQQSFPMTAEAYTAKLEELTANLNGLGVAPQVRQWLCTTSDKPRLGKAMTLPLELPEGRASEFLI; encoded by the coding sequence ATGCTGTTGCGCGCCCCGATCGCCATGGTTCTGCCGTCCGACGCCCCGCTTAGCAGCACGGAAGTGCTCGAGATCCTGCGCCAGCGCTGGCAGGCCTCCTACGACCTGCAGCTGATCGTGCGCCGCGGCAGGCTCTATCTCCAGGTGATGTGGGGCTATCTCGAGCAGCAGTCGTTTCCGATGACGGCCGAGGCCTACACCGCCAAGCTCGAGGAACTCACCGCCAATCTCAATGGCCTTGGGGTGGCGCCCCAGGTGCGGCAGTGGCTCTGCACCACGAGCGACAAGCCGCGCCTGGGCAAGGCGATGACCCTGCCGCTCGAGCTCCCCGAAGGCCGTGCCAGCGAATTTCTGATCTAG
- the petC gene encoding cytochrome b6-f complex iron-sulfur subunit: protein MTQIPASASSGDVPGMGRRQFMNLLTFGSVTGVALGALYPVVSYFIPPKAAGSGGGIAAKDELGNAVTASGWLSSHREGDRNLVQGLKGDPTYLIVEGSDAIGSYGINAICTHLGCVVPWNAAANKFMCPCHGSQYDATGKVVRGPAPLSLALAHVSVESDNVFLSQWTETDFRTGEKPWWV from the coding sequence ATGACCCAGATCCCAGCAAGCGCCTCGAGTGGTGATGTGCCCGGAATGGGTCGTCGTCAATTCATGAATCTGCTCACCTTCGGGTCGGTGACCGGCGTTGCCCTGGGCGCCCTCTATCCGGTGGTGAGCTACTTCATCCCCCCCAAAGCAGCTGGATCCGGTGGCGGTATCGCCGCCAAGGATGAGCTGGGCAACGCCGTAACCGCCAGTGGCTGGCTGAGCAGCCACCGCGAAGGCGATCGCAACCTCGTGCAGGGCCTCAAGGGTGATCCCACCTATCTGATCGTGGAAGGCAGCGATGCCATCGGCAGCTACGGCATTAACGCCATCTGCACCCACCTGGGCTGTGTGGTGCCCTGGAACGCCGCAGCCAACAAATTCATGTGCCCCTGCCACGGCTCCCAGTACGACGCCACCGGCAAGGTGGTCCGCGGTCCTGCCCCTCTCTCCCTGGCGCTGGCTCACGTGTCGGTTGAGAGCGACAACGTGTTCCTAAGCCAGTGGACCGAAACCGATTTCCGCACCGGCGAGAAGCCCTGGTGGGTCTGA
- the petA gene encoding cytochrome f gives MRRPFSLLLSSLLALGALLVAPQATWAYPFWAQQNYDYPREATGKLACANCHLAKKPTQVELPQAVFPDEVFKVEVEIPYDTKMQQVAGDGSPTGLNVGAVVMLPDGFTLAPADRLTDELKEETAGVYVTTWNDENPNILLVGPLPGDDHQKIVFPILSPDPASDSNIHFGKYQLHVGGNRGRGQVYPTGEKSNNSVFTASAAGTIDAINAGDNGASDVVIKTADGTSVTDTIPAGPTLTAAIGDVVAAGAALTNDPNVGGFGQLDAEVVLQNPNRIYGLLAFFAAVALAQIMLVLKKRQVEKVQAAEGI, from the coding sequence ATGCGTCGCCCCTTCTCCCTGCTGCTGAGCTCTCTGCTAGCCCTCGGCGCTCTGCTCGTTGCCCCTCAGGCCACCTGGGCCTATCCCTTCTGGGCCCAGCAGAACTACGACTACCCCCGCGAAGCCACCGGCAAGCTGGCTTGCGCCAACTGCCACCTCGCCAAGAAACCCACCCAGGTGGAACTGCCTCAGGCCGTGTTCCCCGATGAAGTGTTCAAGGTGGAAGTGGAGATCCCCTACGACACCAAGATGCAGCAGGTGGCTGGCGATGGCAGCCCCACCGGCCTGAACGTGGGCGCCGTGGTGATGCTGCCCGACGGCTTCACGCTGGCCCCAGCCGACCGTCTCACCGACGAGCTCAAGGAAGAGACCGCTGGTGTTTATGTCACCACCTGGAACGACGAGAATCCCAACATCCTTCTGGTGGGCCCCCTGCCCGGTGATGACCACCAGAAGATCGTGTTCCCGATCCTCTCGCCCGATCCCGCCAGCGATAGCAACATCCACTTCGGTAAGTACCAGCTGCACGTGGGCGGCAACCGCGGGCGCGGTCAGGTGTATCCCACTGGCGAGAAGAGCAACAACAGCGTGTTCACCGCCTCTGCCGCCGGCACCATTGATGCCATCAATGCTGGTGACAACGGCGCCTCTGATGTGGTGATCAAAACCGCGGACGGCACCAGCGTGACCGACACCATCCCCGCCGGCCCCACCCTCACGGCAGCCATTGGTGACGTCGTGGCCGCCGGTGCCGCGCTCACCAACGATCCCAATGTGGGTGGTTTCGGCCAGCTGGACGCTGAGGTGGTGCTCCAGAACCCCAACCGCATTTACGGTCTGCTGGCCTTCTTCGCCGCTGTGGCACTGGCCCAGATCATGCTGGTTCTGAAGAAGAGGCAAGTAGAAAAGGTGCAGGCCGCCGAAGGCATCTGA
- the lgt gene encoding prolipoprotein diacylglyceryl transferase, giving the protein MPLALFTSPGPLLFQLGPFSLRWYGLLIAVAVLLGLMLATRLGKQRGIEPALISDLLPVLVLAAVVGARLYYVAFEWRQYQLNWLDALAIWRGGIAIHGALIGGTLAVILYTRWRKIAFWNLMDVLLPSVALGQAIGRWGNFFNSEAFGLPTDLPWKLTIPYANRPLEFLDQSTFHPTFLYESIWNLGVLALLLVLFERGVRGKLNLPKGAISCTYLVAYSAGRFWIEGLRIDPLCLMGTPPYCDGGLRMAQLVSLALIALGALGLYWLYGRRQPLPDPSGVQA; this is encoded by the coding sequence ATGCCCCTTGCTTTGTTCACCTCACCTGGGCCCTTGCTGTTTCAGCTTGGGCCCTTTTCATTGCGCTGGTATGGGCTGCTGATCGCTGTGGCCGTGCTGCTTGGCCTGATGCTCGCCACACGGCTGGGCAAACAGCGCGGCATTGAGCCGGCCTTGATCTCCGATCTGCTCCCGGTGCTGGTGCTGGCGGCAGTGGTCGGGGCACGCCTGTACTACGTGGCCTTTGAGTGGCGCCAGTACCAACTCAACTGGCTCGATGCTCTGGCGATCTGGCGCGGGGGTATCGCCATCCATGGCGCGCTGATCGGTGGCACCTTGGCGGTGATCCTCTACACCCGTTGGCGCAAGATCGCCTTCTGGAATCTGATGGATGTTCTCCTGCCCTCGGTGGCGCTGGGGCAGGCCATCGGCCGCTGGGGCAACTTCTTCAACTCCGAGGCTTTTGGCCTACCGACCGATCTGCCCTGGAAGCTCACCATCCCCTACGCCAATCGGCCGCTCGAATTCCTCGACCAGAGCACTTTCCACCCCACGTTTCTCTATGAATCGATCTGGAACCTGGGGGTTCTGGCGCTGCTTCTGGTGCTGTTTGAGCGAGGGGTGCGGGGCAAGCTCAACCTGCCCAAGGGGGCCATCAGCTGCACCTACCTCGTGGCCTACAGCGCTGGGCGTTTCTGGATTGAAGGGCTGCGAATCGACCCGCTCTGCCTGATGGGCACACCGCCCTACTGCGATGGAGGACTGCGCATGGCTCAGCTGGTGAGCCTGGCCCTGATCGCCCTTGGGGCCTTGGGGCTTTACTGGCTTTACGGCCGGCGCCAACCGCTGCCCGATCCCAGTGGAGTCCAGGCATGA
- the cobM gene encoding precorrin-4 C(11)-methyltransferase, translating into MSGKVWIVGAGPGAPDLLTLRAARVIEQAEVLIWTDSLVNPQLAAMAPEHCERVRTSTLTLEEVMDVMLDRAARGQRVVRLHDGDTCLYSALHEQLCRLQDAEVDVEVVPGLSAYQATAAALQAELTIPGLVQTILLSRAGGRTGVPERERLEQLASLQASLCLYLSARHVEEVQAELLQHYPADTPVAIAYRVSWPDQWIQVVPLAEMAQVSQQRELIRTTLYVVSPALAPPGQARSRLYSASHHHLFRGGA; encoded by the coding sequence ATGAGCGGCAAGGTGTGGATCGTGGGTGCAGGGCCGGGCGCGCCGGATCTGCTCACCCTGCGCGCTGCTCGTGTGATCGAGCAGGCCGAGGTGCTGATCTGGACCGATTCGCTGGTGAACCCTCAGCTGGCTGCCATGGCACCTGAGCACTGCGAACGGGTTCGCACCAGCACCCTCACCCTGGAAGAGGTGATGGACGTGATGCTCGATCGCGCCGCTCGTGGCCAACGGGTGGTGCGTCTCCACGATGGCGACACCTGCCTGTACAGCGCCCTGCACGAGCAGCTCTGCCGGCTGCAGGATGCTGAGGTTGACGTGGAGGTGGTGCCTGGACTGAGCGCCTACCAGGCCACAGCCGCGGCTCTGCAGGCTGAACTCACCATTCCCGGCCTGGTGCAAACCATCCTGCTCAGCCGGGCTGGTGGCCGCACCGGGGTTCCAGAGCGCGAACGGCTCGAGCAGCTGGCCTCCCTGCAGGCCTCCCTCTGCTTGTATCTGAGCGCGAGGCACGTGGAAGAGGTGCAAGCTGAGCTGCTCCAGCATTACCCCGCCGACACCCCTGTGGCCATCGCCTACCGGGTGAGCTGGCCAGATCAATGGATCCAGGTGGTTCCGCTGGCGGAGATGGCCCAGGTGAGCCAACAGCGCGAGCTGATCCGCACCACGCTTTACGTGGTGAGTCCCGCCCTGGCGCCACCGGGCCAAGCCCGCTCTCGCCTGTACTCAGCCAGCCATCACCACCTGTTCCGCGGTGGTGCCTGA
- a CDS encoding helix-turn-helix domain-containing protein has translation MNPRHNDPNDAANVGEDASPLTALGTCLREAREQRGLSTTALAAKLHMGEEQLLALESGDPQRLPELVFVIAQARRIATALEVDINPLVEPLKHQSAKTKIKPALSPLSNTPASSQERSRAQLTARGYTEAASARRGRATTAVRWIGSLALLAGLAAAGLWGWQRAPELVAQLLPKANKPQKAAPPPAPAPAKVSAPTPATELTIRATQPSWLAVRTANGKVLFEGTFNGTRQFPLAGGLELLAGRPDLVQVSRGDQPAKPLGRIDQIRWVSFNPPPR, from the coding sequence ATGAATCCACGTCACAATGATCCCAACGACGCAGCCAACGTGGGCGAAGACGCATCCCCGCTGACCGCTCTTGGCACCTGTTTGAGGGAAGCCCGCGAACAGCGCGGCCTGAGCACCACGGCCCTCGCCGCCAAACTGCACATGGGCGAAGAGCAGCTGCTGGCCCTGGAAAGCGGAGATCCGCAACGGCTGCCGGAATTGGTGTTTGTGATCGCCCAGGCACGCCGGATTGCCACAGCCCTGGAGGTGGACATCAACCCTCTGGTGGAGCCGCTGAAACACCAAAGCGCCAAAACCAAGATCAAGCCAGCCCTCTCGCCGTTGAGCAACACACCGGCCAGCAGCCAAGAGCGCAGCCGGGCCCAGCTCACAGCCAGGGGTTACACCGAGGCGGCATCGGCCCGGCGTGGACGTGCCACCACGGCGGTTCGCTGGATCGGCAGCTTGGCCTTACTGGCGGGGTTAGCGGCAGCGGGCCTGTGGGGCTGGCAGCGAGCCCCCGAGCTGGTGGCACAGCTGCTGCCAAAAGCCAACAAACCCCAAAAGGCGGCTCCCCCCCCGGCACCGGCACCCGCGAAGGTGAGCGCGCCTACTCCCGCCACCGAACTCACCATCCGAGCAACGCAGCCGAGCTGGCTGGCCGTGCGCACGGCCAACGGCAAGGTGCTGTTTGAAGGCACCTTCAACGGCACCCGCCAGTTCCCCCTCGCCGGCGGGCTGGAGTTGCTGGCCGGTCGGCCGGATCTGGTGCAGGTGAGCCGTGGTGATCAGCCCGCCAAGCCCCTGGGGCGCATCGATCAGATCCGCTGGGTCAGCTTTAACCCTCCGCCACGCTGA